From the Leptospira biflexa serovar Patoc strain 'Patoc 1 (Paris)' genome, one window contains:
- a CDS encoding 50S ribosomal protein L11 methyltransferase yields MEYRELKVNLPKELSDPFYELLDSLQCAGYYEILFDGEAPKEKDQGLIRDNTNIRIYLQTYEVEKELKILIFLKLFAPNNSNSESRIIETRDYEEAYKEYYKPFPIGKKLWVIPTWEKQEPNTISLWEPNGGIPLFINPGVAFGTGHHETTKLILEHLDSLYEEGKFSFTSACDVGTGSGILSIGLAKFGVSKIFALDIDPNAVKAAWSNWTENEYPKGFQFSVEESGIDNPKLSNQHYDLAIANITFAVLSQNIRHLAKINAPRIIFSGIITEKKDDFLSLLQSHLPGKLLYSKEWNEWWVLDWQRN; encoded by the coding sequence TTGGAATATAGAGAATTAAAAGTCAATTTACCAAAAGAATTATCAGATCCGTTTTACGAACTCCTCGATTCTTTACAATGTGCTGGTTATTACGAAATTCTGTTTGATGGAGAAGCTCCCAAAGAAAAAGACCAGGGACTCATCCGTGACAACACAAACATTCGTATTTATTTACAAACGTATGAAGTGGAAAAAGAATTAAAAATTTTAATTTTTTTAAAACTGTTTGCACCTAACAATTCTAACTCGGAATCACGCATCATCGAAACAAGAGATTATGAAGAGGCTTACAAAGAATATTATAAACCTTTCCCCATTGGGAAAAAACTTTGGGTCATCCCTACTTGGGAAAAACAAGAACCAAATACCATTTCTCTTTGGGAGCCGAATGGTGGAATCCCTCTATTTATCAATCCAGGTGTTGCCTTCGGAACAGGACATCACGAAACAACGAAACTCATCTTAGAACATTTGGATTCATTGTATGAGGAAGGTAAGTTCTCATTTACTTCTGCATGTGATGTGGGAACAGGATCGGGAATTTTATCGATTGGACTTGCGAAGTTTGGTGTTAGCAAAATTTTTGCTTTGGACATAGACCCCAATGCTGTAAAAGCAGCTTGGTCTAATTGGACAGAAAACGAATACCCAAAAGGATTCCAATTCAGTGTGGAAGAATCAGGGATCGACAATCCAAAATTATCCAACCAACACTACGACCTAGCAATCGCCAATATCACCTTTGCTGTTTTATCACAAAACATTCGTCATCTGGCAAAAATCAATGCTCCAAGAATTATTTTTTCAGGAATCATCACAGAAAAAAAAGATGATTTTTTAAGTTTATTACAGAGTCACTTGCCTGGTAAACTCCTCTATTCCAAAGAATGGAACGAGTGGTGGGTTCTTGATTGGCAAAGAAATTAA